One Paucibacter aquatile genomic window, GGGTGTCGGGCAGATTCAGCGTGGCGCGGTAATCAGCGGGGGTGTCTTTGGCGGCTGTCATGGTGAAGCGATGGCTTTCAGGCGTGAGCCCGTTCAAAAGAGGCGCCGCGCGCAGGGCGGGCGGTGGAAGGCGTGCAGGAGGCGCGAGGGGATGGAGCCCGTCGCAGGGGCTGCGGCAGGCCGGTGTGCTGCACCCGGCCCCCGCGCCGATCAAATTCGATCGCGGGTGGTCTGCCGTCGCAAGGCGGCGTGGGTGGCCAAAAAGGCGCGTGCCTGCTCTGCATCCTGCCGGATGGCGGCCGTCAAGGCATCGAGCCCGTCGTAGCGGGCTTCGTCGCGAAGTTTGTGCAGGAGTTCCACGCGCACGAGTTTACCGTAGGCCTCCTCACGCCCCAGGGGAGCGGGCCAGGCTAAGCAGTGCACTTCGAGCAGCACGCGACCGGCGTCTTCCACCGTGGGTCGCACACCCAGGCTGGCCACGCCGTCCAGCGGCTCGGCGGCCAGGCCATGGGTGCGCACGGCGAAGATGCCGTGGGCGGCCGGCTTGTCATGGCTGAAGCGCAGGTTCAGGGTGCGAAAGCCGTCCAGGGCACCGGGGCTGGATTCACCGAGGCTGCGGCCCAGCTTCTGGCCATGAACGACATGGCCCGAGATGGCATAGGGCCGACCGAGCAGGCGCGCCGCACCTGCCATGTCACCGGCGGCCAGGGCCTCTCGCACGGCGGAGCTGCTGACGCGCAGCCCGTGCACCTCGTAGCTCATCATGCGGGCGACGTCGAAGCCGCGCTGCCGTCCGGCGGCGTCCAGCGTGGCGTAGTCGCCCTGGCGCTTGGCGCCGAAGCGGAAGTCATCGCCGACCAGGATGTAGCGCGCCCCCAGGCCCTGCATCAGCACCTGATCGATGAAGGCTTGGGCGCTGAGCGCAGCCAGCGCCGCATCGAAGCGCAGCACGATGACCTGGTCGATGCCGCAGCGCTCCAGCTCGCTGAGCTTGTCGCGCAGGGTGGCGATGCGGGCGGGCGCCAGCTCCGGCTTGCCGGCGAGCTGGGCGAAGAAGTCGCGTGGGTGGGGCTCGAAGGTCATCACGCAGCTGGGCAAGCCGCGGTGTGAGGCCTCGGACTTGAGCAAGGCCAGCATGGCCTGGTGGCCGCGATGGACGCCGTCGAAATTGCCAATCGTCAGCGCACAGGCGCTGGCGATGCCGGGATGATGGAAACCGCGAAAAACCTGCATGGCGCCGATTATCGTGCGCCGGCGCAGCGACCGGATTTGGCCTTCAGACCAGAGCGGCCGAGCGGCTCAGCTGCGCGACCTGCATATGGCGCTGCACCACGGCGACGAGGTCATCCATCTCGAAGGGCTTGACCAGGTAATCGTCCATGCCGCACTGGATGCAGCGCTCGCGGTCGCCGTTCACGGCGCTGGCGGTCAAGGCGACGATGGGCACGGGTGCCAGGAACTTCTGGCGCTCCTGGCTGCGCCAGCGACGCGTGGCCTCGAAGCCATCCATGCGTGGCATCTGGCAGTCCATCAGCACCAGGTCGTAGTGCTGCTGGCTCAGCCGGTCCAGGGCCTCCAGGCCGTTCTCGGCCGTGTCCACCTGCAGACCGCAGCACTCCAACATGGACGAGGCCACCAGCACATTGACCAGGCTGTCGTCGACCAGCAGCACGCGGCCGCTGAGCTGGGGCGCCAGGTCCTTGGCGCTGCTGGTACCCAGGGCGCGGTAGTCGCTGGCAGGAAGGGGGCGCGCAGGCGCGGGCTGGCAGGCTTGCAGGGGCAGGGTGAACTCGAACAGCGAGCCTTGGCCGGGCACCGAGCTGCAGCGCAGATCGCCACCCATGGCGCGGGCCAGCTCGCGCGAGATGGTCAGGCCCAGGCCGCTGCCGTCCTGGCGCGGCGCGCGGCTTTGCTGGGTGGCTTGTTCAAAGGGGGCAAAGATGCGCTCCATCTGGTCGGCCGCAATGCCTTCGCCGCTGTCGCGCACCGCAAAGCGCAGCAAGGTGCCGGCGCGCATGTCCAGGGTCGAGCTGACCTCCACGTTCACGGCGCCGCGCTCGGTGAACTTGATGGCGTTGCCGATCAGGTTGTGCAGCACTTGCTTGATGCGCGAGGCATCGCCCAGCACATGGCTGGGCAGGGCGGGGCTGAACTGCAGCTCGAAGGCCAGACCTTTGTCGCGAGCGGTCTGCACCAGCAGCTGGCAGACATCGTCCACCACCTCGCGCAGGCTGACCGGGCCGGCGTCCACGGCCAGCTTGCCGGACTCGATGCGGGCCAGATCCAGGATGTCGTTGACCAGGGCCAGCAGATGGCGGCCCGAGCGGCGCACGATGTCGATCTGCTCGCGCTGCTCGGGCTTGAGTTCGCTGCGCTCCAGCAGCTGGGTCATGCC contains:
- a CDS encoding bifunctional riboflavin kinase/FAD synthetase; this encodes MQVFRGFHHPGIASACALTIGNFDGVHRGHQAMLALLKSEASHRGLPSCVMTFEPHPRDFFAQLAGKPELAPARIATLRDKLSELERCGIDQVIVLRFDAALAALSAQAFIDQVLMQGLGARYILVGDDFRFGAKRQGDYATLDAAGRQRGFDVARMMSYEVHGLRVSSSAVREALAAGDMAGAARLLGRPYAISGHVVHGQKLGRSLGESSPGALDGFRTLNLRFSHDKPAAHGIFAVRTHGLAAEPLDGVASLGVRPTVEDAGRVLLEVHCLAWPAPLGREEAYGKLVRVELLHKLRDEARYDGLDALTAAIRQDAEQARAFLATHAALRRQTTRDRI
- a CDS encoding ATP-binding protein, yielding MTAASAAWAANGTDAAQASEFPADLEGGRETRLSPDISAQVLVEQILGLFEGTLKRTLLGLAFCLLPVYLLWPHLSHELLLGWLGARALVTLWRCAEALHFQRHVLAPLGGQRPPLQTLLPWRRRALQLLALDALSWGAMGWFFHTPQAPELEGVMLASMVGLSAMGLFVLGGRFQANLVFSTLALAPLMAYNLSLGTQTGALIALGLGFFLCIALSESRRIEQRHTELLRLRFANAWVAEQRQQALQSAEHQSTSKSRFVAVMSHEIRTPLNGILGMTQLLERSELKPEQREQIDIVRRSGRHLLALVNDILDLARIESGKLAVDAGPVSLREVVDDVCQLLVQTARDKGLAFELQFSPALPSHVLGDASRIKQVLHNLIGNAIKFTERGAVNVEVSSTLDMRAGTLLRFAVRDSGEGIAADQMERIFAPFEQATQQSRAPRQDGSGLGLTISRELARAMGGDLRCSSVPGQGSLFEFTLPLQACQPAPARPLPASDYRALGTSSAKDLAPQLSGRVLLVDDSLVNVLVASSMLECCGLQVDTAENGLEALDRLSQQHYDLVLMDCQMPRMDGFEATRRWRSQERQKFLAPVPIVALTASAVNGDRERCIQCGMDDYLVKPFEMDDLVAVVQRHMQVAQLSRSAALV